In a single window of the Vicia villosa cultivar HV-30 ecotype Madison, WI unplaced genomic scaffold, Vvil1.0 ctg.000048F_1_1, whole genome shotgun sequence genome:
- the LOC131623035 gene encoding uncharacterized protein LOC131623035 gives MNPTMGSLNNNSIDTVNAAATAIVTAESRVQPTTTPKKRWGSCFSLPSCFGSQKPSKRIGHAVLVPEPVAPTVPVANAAPNPSTTIVMPFIAPPSSPASFLQSDPPSSTHSPAAGLLSLSSLSVNAYSTSGPATIFTIGPYAYETQLVSPPVFSNFTTEPSTASFTPPPESVQMTTPSSPEVPFAQLLASSLDRARKSNGTHKFALYNYEFQPYQQYPGSPGAQLVSPGSVISTSGTSTPLPDRRSSLEFNRGEAPKMLGFEYFSNRRWGSRMGSGSLTPDGAGQGSRLGSGSLTPDGVSHASRLGSGCTTPDGLGKDSRLGSGSLTPDGAGPTTRDSIHVQNQIPEGVSVANSEHGPQSNATIVDHRVSFELTGEDVARCLANKTGALLRNMSSSSQGILAKDPIDREKILKETNSCCDACSGRTIGGEQCCCQKRNSVSSSSSKEFNFDNRKGDASGTSTNGSTWWTNKKVDGKEGRSVNSWAFFPMLQPDIS, from the exons ATGAATCCCACCATGGGAAGCCTCAATAACAACAGTATCGATACTGTCAACGCTGCCGCCACCGCTATCGTCACCGCCGAATCCAGAGTACAACCCACCACCACACCG AAAAAACGATGGGGGAGCTGCTTTAGCCTGCCTTCTTGCTTTGGATCTCAAAAACCCAGCAAGCGGATTGGCCATGCTGTTCTTGTTCCTGAACCTGTTGCACCGACGGTTCCGGTTGCCAATGCTGCACCGAATCCTTCAACTACTATTGTAATGCCTTTCATTGCTCCTCCTTCGTCTCCAGCATCGTTTCTCCAATCTGATCCTCCGTCTTCTACTCACTCACCGGCGGCTGGATTGCTTTCACTCAGTTCTCTCTCTGTCAACGCTTACTCTACTAGCGGCCCTGCAACGATTTTCACTATAGGGCCGTATGCCTATGAGACACAGTTGGTTTCACCTCCGGTATTTTCAAACTTCACGACTGAGCCATCAACAGCTTCTTTTACTCCACCACCTGAATCTGTACAGATGACAACACCGTCGTCTCCCGAGGTTCCATTTGCTCAATTGTTAGCGTCTTCTCTGGACCGAGCTCGTAAAAGTAACGGAACACACAAGTTTGCATTGTACAATTATGAGTTTCAGCCTTATCAGCAATATCCGGGAAGCCCTGGTGCTCAACTCGTATCACCTGGATCAGTTATTTCAACATCTGGCACCTCTACCCCTTTACCTGATAGACGTTCATCTCTTGAATTCAATAGAGGGGAAGCACCGAAGATGTTAGGTTTTGAATATTTCTCCAATCGAAGATGGGGTTCAAGAATGGGATCAGGATCATTGACACCAGATGGTGCAGGTCAAGGTTCAAGACTAGGTTCTGGTTCTTTGACTCCTGACGGTGTTTCACATGCATCACGATTAGGTTCCGGGTGCACGACACCTGATGGTTTAGGCAAAGACTCTAGGTTAGGTTCCGGTTCTTTGACTCCAGATGGTGCCGGCCCAACCACTCGAGACAGCATCCACGTACAGAACCAGATTCCTGAGGGTGTTTCTGTTGCAAACTCAGAGCACGGACCTCAAAGTAATGCAACAATAGTTGATCACCGAGTTTCATTTGAGTTAACCGGCGAAGATGTTGCACGTTGTCTTGCCAATAAAACGGGAGCATTACTTCGAAACATGTCTAGTTCTTCACAGGGTATACTGGCCAAAGACCCTATCGACAGAGAAAAGATACTAAAAGAAACCAATAGTTGTTGCGATGCATGTTCGGGGAGAACAATAGGAGGAGAACAATGCTGCTGTCAAAAGCGTAACTCTGTTAGTTCTAGTTCTTCCAAGGAATTCAATTTCGACAATAGAAAAGGTGATGCTTCGGGTACATCAACCAACGGCTCTACATGGTGGACTAACAAGAAAGTTGATGGAAAGGAAGGTAGATCGGTTAATAGTTGGGCGTTCTTCCCAATGTTACAACCCGATATCAGCTAA